Proteins encoded by one window of Methanosarcinales archaeon:
- a CDS encoding DUF3780 domain-containing protein translates to MVAKPSVKGFGFDPSDSEHYFQVSLSSRSADVHITEHMSWEKGQWDTKIRVVKADTDERLRVILSREKWEAIADAVKDEFNRRLRKGGMKGGGWKVNGLTPMSRLFGKELVLLAWAIEDADPGRVPTAIMNWLGLTPEERWWLFTMTNAATGQAIYGKNIGWRKAVRFALTENPISASQPEQRVGLISKMDKVDGEKKGSNGMQQGLLTQYTM, encoded by the coding sequence GTCTCTCTGTCTTCCAGATCAGCAGATGTACATATTACTGAACATATGTCCTGGGAAAAGGGCCAGTGGGACACAAAAATCCGGGTTGTCAAGGCAGATACCGATGAACGGCTGCGAGTGATTCTTTCCCGTGAGAAATGGGAGGCAATTGCTGATGCTGTTAAGGATGAGTTCAACCGCCGTTTGCGGAAAGGGGGTATGAAAGGGGGAGGATGGAAAGTTAACGGGCTGACACCTATGTCCCGGTTGTTCGGCAAGGAACTGGTGCTTCTGGCATGGGCTATTGAAGATGCTGACCCTGGACGGGTTCCTACAGCAATTATGAACTGGCTGGGTCTGACACCTGAGGAGCGGTGGTGGCTGTTCACAATGACCAATGCTGCGACAGGACAGGCGATATATGGGAAAAATATCGGGTGGCGCAAGGCAGTGAGATTCGCTTTGACTGAAAACCCGATCTCTGCATCCCAGCCAGAGCAAAGGGTGGGTTTGATCTCAAAGATGGATAAGGTCGATGGTGAGAAAAAAGGTTCAAATGGTATGCAACAGGGTCTTTTAACTCAGTATACGATGTGA